In Phycodurus eques isolate BA_2022a chromosome 10, UOR_Pequ_1.1, whole genome shotgun sequence, a genomic segment contains:
- the LOC133408642 gene encoding SUZ domain-containing protein 1-like — protein MCGWTAVSWRGGAEAGTRRRLLSSVKMEDEEVAESWEEAADSGEIERRLEAKLKINQLSKKSSSSSPVRTAIVIQDESLPAAPPPQIRILKRPSNNGTAGNPASSSRPSQQMKSLAQREAEYAEARRRILGSASSDDTPQDNPCQERPVRITAQQPSEPVRPNSHVIRQPTGPDGTSGFRLCR, from the exons ATGTGCGGATGGACCGCAGTTAGCTGGCGTGGAGGAGCCGAAGCGGGCACCAGGCGGCGATTACTGAGCTCTGTTAAAATGGAGGATGAAGAGGTTGCGGAGAGCTGGGAGGAAGCGGCGGACAGCGGG GAAATAGAAAGAAGACTTGAGGCAAAGCtgaaaataaaccagctttcaAA GAAGTCCAGTTCAAGTTCACCTGTGAGAACTGCAATTGTAATCCAGGATGAATCTCTTCCTGCAGCACCGCCACCACAAATCAGAATTTTAAAGCGGCCGTCAAATAATGGTACTGCGGGAAATCCTGCATCCTCGTCTCGACCTTCCCAGCAGATGAAGTCTTTGGCGCAGCGTGAGGCGGAGTATGCAGAGGCTCGTCGGAGGATTCTGGGTAGTGCTTCGTCAGATGATACACCTCAGGACAATCCATGCCAAGAGAG GCCAGTTCGTATAACTGCACAGCAACCATCAGAACCAGTTCGTCCCAACAGTCATGTGATCCGCCAGCCCACCGGGCCTGACGGCACCTCAGGCTTTCGACTTTGCAGATAA
- the necap2 gene encoding adaptin ear-binding coat-associated protein 2 isoform X1 yields the protein MAEDSSYESMLCVKPEVHVYRIPPRASNRGYRAADWKLDEPAWSGRMKITAKGKLAYIKLEDKNTGELFAQAPVEQYPGSVVEAVTDSSRYFVIRIEDGNGRHAFIGLGFADRGDSFDFNVALQDHFKWVKQEGELAKMEATQSTAPKLDLSFKEGQTIKISIGNIKKKDASGAKPRPMAGGLLPPPPGVKVGGVIPPPGSQHTITPAQQQETNIGPFLDFGSPVSETQPSSDMWGDFTSAGSNSSKDAVKSGWVQFS from the exons ATGGCAGAAGACAGCAGTTATGAATCGATGCTCTGTGTGAAGCCCGAGGTCCACGTCTACCGGATTCCGCCGCGGGCTTCGAACCGGGGTTATCG TGCTGCTGATTGGAAGCTGGACGAACCCGCATGGAGTGGGAGAATGAAAATCACTGCAAAAGGAAAGCTGGCCTACATCAAGTTGGAGGACAAAAACACAG GAGAGCTTTTTGCCCAAGCTCCAGTTGAACAGTATCCGGGCAGTGTAGTTGAAGCGGTCACAGACTCCAGCAGGTACTTTGTGATCCGGATAGAGGATGGAAATG GCCGTCATGCTTTTATCGGTCTGGGCTTTGCTGATCGAGGAGACTCCTTTGATTTCAACGTTGCTTTGCAAGACCATTTTAA GTGGGTAAAGCAAGAAGGTGAGCTGGCCAAAATGGAAGCAACCCAGAGTACCGCACCAAAGCTCGACCTGAGCTTCAAGGAGGGGCAGACCATCAAGATCAGCATCGGG AATATCAAGAAGAAGGATGCATCTGGTGCCAAGCCGCGCCCCATGGCTGGAGGTCTGCTCCCACCTCCACCAGGAGTTAAGGTTGGAGGTGTCATCCCACCTCCTGGCAGCCAGCACACAATCACACCTGcacaacaacaagaaacaaaCATTG GCCCTTTTTTAGACTTTGGATCCCCTGTGTCTGAAACCCAACCCAGCTCTGACATGTGGGGGGATTTCACATCTGCAGGTTCCAA CTCCAGTAAAGATGCTGTCAAATCAGGCTGGGTGCAGTTCAGCTGA
- the necap2 gene encoding adaptin ear-binding coat-associated protein 2 isoform X2 translates to MAEDSSYESMLCVKPEVHVYRIPPRASNRGYRAADWKLDEPAWSGRMKITAKGKLAYIKLEDKNTGELFAQAPVEQYPGSVVEAVTDSSRYFVIRIEDGNGRHAFIGLGFADRGDSFDFNVALQDHFKWVKQEGELAKMEATQSTAPKLDLSFKEGQTIKISIGNIKKKDASGAKPRPMAGGLLPPPPGVKVGGVIPPPGSQHTITPAQQQETNIGPFLDFGSPVSETQPSSDMWGDFTSAGSKLLP, encoded by the exons ATGGCAGAAGACAGCAGTTATGAATCGATGCTCTGTGTGAAGCCCGAGGTCCACGTCTACCGGATTCCGCCGCGGGCTTCGAACCGGGGTTATCG TGCTGCTGATTGGAAGCTGGACGAACCCGCATGGAGTGGGAGAATGAAAATCACTGCAAAAGGAAAGCTGGCCTACATCAAGTTGGAGGACAAAAACACAG GAGAGCTTTTTGCCCAAGCTCCAGTTGAACAGTATCCGGGCAGTGTAGTTGAAGCGGTCACAGACTCCAGCAGGTACTTTGTGATCCGGATAGAGGATGGAAATG GCCGTCATGCTTTTATCGGTCTGGGCTTTGCTGATCGAGGAGACTCCTTTGATTTCAACGTTGCTTTGCAAGACCATTTTAA GTGGGTAAAGCAAGAAGGTGAGCTGGCCAAAATGGAAGCAACCCAGAGTACCGCACCAAAGCTCGACCTGAGCTTCAAGGAGGGGCAGACCATCAAGATCAGCATCGGG AATATCAAGAAGAAGGATGCATCTGGTGCCAAGCCGCGCCCCATGGCTGGAGGTCTGCTCCCACCTCCACCAGGAGTTAAGGTTGGAGGTGTCATCCCACCTCCTGGCAGCCAGCACACAATCACACCTGcacaacaacaagaaacaaaCATTG GCCCTTTTTTAGACTTTGGATCCCCTGTGTCTGAAACCCAACCCAGCTCTGACATGTGGGGGGATTTCACATCTGCAGGTTCCAA ATTATTACCATGa